A window of Streptomyces sp. SAI-127 contains these coding sequences:
- a CDS encoding LCP family protein yields the protein MTDSARALGPGLGASAGGEGLIRRRRRRWLGGAGLAAAVAVTATAGAGWALYAKLDGNITADDAAAAELARYEKERPTSLVKDAQNILLIGSDSRSGDENARYGRDSGTERSDTTILLHLAAGRRTATAVSLPRDLMVEVPACLGSDGTRGEAVFTMFNSAFQKGGSACTIRTVEKLTNIRVDHHMVVDFHGFKDMVDAVDGVTVCLDEPINDKAARLRLPAGRVTLDGEEALGYVRARKSLGDGSDTERMDRQQRFLGALVHKVQSNDVLLNPVKLYPVLDAATSSLTTDPDLASLRGLYELVRGLRHIPTERVQFLTVPREPYVNDANRDQLAEPEARRLFERLRKDAPVKVTEKAPRFSEHSHDEEPYGESEKEGGAPTFRGNTAAEDSCG from the coding sequence GTGACCGACAGCGCTCGCGCCCTCGGACCCGGCCTCGGGGCGTCGGCCGGTGGTGAAGGGCTCATACGCCGGCGTCGGCGGCGGTGGCTGGGCGGTGCGGGGCTCGCCGCCGCCGTGGCCGTCACGGCCACCGCCGGTGCCGGATGGGCCCTCTACGCCAAGCTCGACGGGAACATCACCGCGGACGACGCGGCCGCCGCCGAGCTCGCCCGGTACGAGAAGGAGCGGCCCACCTCGCTCGTCAAGGACGCGCAGAACATTCTGCTGATCGGGTCCGACTCACGGTCGGGGGACGAGAACGCGCGGTACGGGCGGGACTCGGGGACCGAGCGGTCGGACACCACGATCCTGTTGCATCTGGCCGCCGGGCGACGCACCGCGACGGCCGTGTCGCTGCCGCGGGACCTGATGGTGGAGGTGCCGGCCTGTCTGGGGTCGGACGGGACCCGTGGCGAGGCCGTGTTCACGATGTTCAACAGCGCCTTTCAGAAGGGCGGTTCGGCCTGCACGATCCGAACCGTCGAGAAACTCACGAACATTCGCGTGGACCACCACATGGTCGTCGACTTCCACGGCTTCAAGGACATGGTGGACGCCGTCGACGGAGTGACCGTCTGTCTCGACGAACCGATCAACGACAAGGCGGCCAGGCTGCGGCTTCCGGCGGGGCGGGTGACGCTGGACGGCGAGGAGGCGCTCGGCTATGTGCGGGCCCGCAAGTCCCTCGGCGACGGCAGCGACACCGAGCGGATGGACCGTCAGCAACGTTTTCTCGGGGCGCTCGTCCACAAGGTGCAGAGCAATGACGTACTGCTGAATCCGGTGAAGCTCTATCCGGTACTGGACGCGGCGACTTCCTCACTCACCACCGATCCCGATCTGGCGAGTCTGCGCGGGCTGTACGAACTCGTGCGCGGCCTGCGGCACATCCCCACGGAGCGTGTGCAATTCCTTACCGTGCCGCGAGAGCCGTACGTCAACGACGCCAATCGTGATCAACTCGCGGAACCCGAGGCCCGGCGGCTTTTCGAACGGTTGCGCAAGGATGCGCCGGTGAAGGTGACGGAGAAAGCCCCGAGGTTTTCAGAACATTCTCATGACGAAGAACCTTATGGAGAATCCGAGAAGGAGGGCGGGGCGCCCACCTTCCGCGGCAACACGGCCGCCGAGGACAGCTGCGGGTAA
- a CDS encoding TIGR03089 family protein has product MNATDRTPADLLRSALAADPARPLVTFYDDATGERVELSVATFANWVAKTSNLLQGDLAAAPGDRVTLLLPAHWQTAVWLLACASVGVIADVGGDPAAADVVVSGPDTLEAARACSGERIALALRPLGGRFPQTPDGFVDYAVEVPGQGDRFVPFAPVEPDEPALIVAGREFSAAEVVERARAEGTGDRVLSGLPYDTWDGLNAGLYGALATGGSVVLCRHLERLGEEGLAKRIESERVTAVRR; this is encoded by the coding sequence ATGAACGCCACCGATCGCACCCCCGCCGACCTGCTGCGTTCCGCGCTCGCCGCGGATCCTGCACGCCCCCTGGTGACCTTCTACGACGACGCCACGGGCGAACGTGTCGAATTGTCCGTGGCCACCTTCGCCAATTGGGTGGCCAAGACCTCGAACCTCCTCCAGGGCGACCTCGCCGCGGCGCCCGGTGACCGGGTGACGCTGTTGCTGCCCGCGCACTGGCAGACGGCGGTGTGGTTGCTGGCCTGCGCGTCGGTAGGGGTGATCGCGGATGTCGGCGGAGATCCGGCCGCGGCCGACGTGGTCGTGAGCGGGCCGGACACACTGGAGGCGGCGCGGGCGTGTTCCGGGGAGCGGATCGCGTTGGCCCTGCGGCCGCTGGGCGGGCGCTTCCCGCAGACGCCGGACGGCTTCGTGGACTACGCCGTGGAGGTGCCGGGACAGGGTGACCGGTTTGTTCCGTTCGCTCCGGTGGAGCCTGACGAGCCCGCGTTGATCGTCGCGGGGCGGGAGTTCAGCGCGGCGGAGGTCGTCGAGCGGGCCCGGGCCGAGGGGACGGGGGATCGCGTGTTGTCGGGGTTGCCGTACGACACATGGGACGGGTTGAACGCCGGGTTGTACGGAGCGCTCGCCACCGGGGGGTCCGTGGTGTTGTGCCGTCATCTGGAGCGGTTGGGCGAGGAGGGGCTCGCCAAGCGGATCGAGAGTGAGCGGGTCACGGCTGTTCGTCGCTGA
- a CDS encoding LCP family protein codes for MDAQGRGRAGDIDPADQWVLNPHTGEYELRLTPSAPQSGIPGPRRSAPSPSRVGAPAGRTATPVAPGRGVPPPRRRRGAPPEEPLPGRRGRRPVKQKSKAKKALLWTGGAMAFVLVAAAGGGYLYIRHLNGNITSVSDDGASTGGFQSDKAINILLIGTDKRTGAGNGSYGDKNSVGHADTTILLHVSKDRTNATALSIPRDLIVDVPDCETKQEDGSTKVIPGTDDVRFNTSLGQDERTPSCTVRTVTELTGIQADNFMVADFNAVKTLTTAVGGVEICLAKDIDDEDSKLKLSKGTHTISGEQALAFVRTRHSVGFGGDLSRITLQQQFLSALMRKLKSNDTLTDPTKMIKLAEAGTKALTVDSNLDSIGKLKDLGLELGKLNVKNLTFTTVPVVDNPTEKVKATVVLNDATAPTVFDMIKNDVSFTEVKKKASASKSAEAAEEAARLKGTKSAASEVRVRILNGGAAAGSAQAELEYLQNEEGVLKSENAGNADAALSRTTLEYAPDQADQARRLADIMGLSGAQLKPGKSVINSQGLPTMTLTLGKDFKGAGVSFTTATKAPEGVQQSTADKVECAK; via the coding sequence GTGGACGCACAAGGCCGTGGGCGGGCGGGCGACATCGACCCCGCAGACCAGTGGGTACTCAACCCGCACACCGGTGAATACGAACTGCGACTGACCCCTTCCGCACCGCAGTCGGGTATTCCCGGTCCCCGTAGATCCGCGCCCTCCCCGAGCAGGGTGGGCGCACCCGCCGGTCGTACGGCCACTCCCGTGGCGCCGGGCCGTGGGGTGCCGCCGCCGCGCAGGCGGCGGGGCGCGCCGCCCGAGGAGCCGCTGCCGGGGCGCCGTGGGCGCCGGCCGGTCAAGCAGAAGTCGAAGGCGAAGAAGGCCCTGCTGTGGACCGGCGGCGCGATGGCGTTCGTGCTGGTCGCGGCGGCGGGCGGCGGCTATCTCTACATCCGGCACCTGAACGGCAACATCACCTCCGTCTCCGACGACGGTGCGAGCACCGGCGGCTTCCAGTCGGACAAGGCGATCAACATCCTGCTGATCGGCACCGACAAGCGCACCGGCGCGGGCAACGGGAGCTACGGCGACAAGAACAGCGTCGGGCACGCGGACACCACGATCCTGTTGCACGTCTCCAAGGACCGTACGAACGCGACCGCGCTGAGCATCCCGCGCGACCTGATCGTGGACGTCCCCGACTGCGAGACCAAGCAGGAGGACGGCAGCACCAAGGTCATCCCGGGCACGGACGACGTCCGCTTCAACACGAGCCTGGGCCAGGACGAACGGACGCCCAGCTGCACGGTGCGGACCGTCACCGAACTCACCGGGATCCAGGCCGACAACTTCATGGTGGCCGACTTCAACGCGGTCAAGACGCTGACCACGGCGGTCGGCGGGGTCGAGATCTGTCTGGCCAAGGACATCGACGACGAGGACTCCAAGCTCAAGCTGTCGAAGGGCACGCACACCATCTCGGGCGAGCAGGCCCTCGCCTTCGTGCGCACCCGGCACTCGGTCGGCTTCGGTGGTGACCTGAGCCGGATCACGCTCCAGCAGCAGTTCCTGAGCGCGCTGATGCGCAAGCTGAAGTCGAACGACACGCTCACCGACCCGACGAAGATGATCAAGCTGGCGGAGGCGGGCACCAAGGCGCTGACCGTCGACTCCAACCTCGACAGCATCGGCAAGCTGAAGGACCTCGGTCTGGAACTGGGCAAGCTGAACGTGAAGAACCTGACGTTCACGACGGTGCCGGTCGTCGACAACCCGACGGAGAAGGTGAAGGCGACGGTCGTTCTCAACGACGCGACGGCTCCCACCGTCTTCGACATGATCAAGAACGACGTGTCCTTCACCGAGGTCAAGAAGAAGGCCAGCGCGTCCAAGAGCGCCGAGGCGGCCGAGGAGGCGGCCCGGCTCAAGGGCACCAAGTCGGCCGCGTCCGAGGTGCGGGTGCGCATCCTCAACGGCGGTGCGGCGGCGGGCAGCGCACAGGCCGAGCTGGAGTACCTGCAGAACGAAGAGGGCGTACTGAAGTCGGAGAACGCGGGCAACGCGGACGCGGCGCTGAGCAGGACCACGCTGGAGTACGCCCCCGACCAGGCCGACCAGGCACGCAGGCTCGCGGACATCATGGGCCTGTCCGGGGCCCAGCTGAAGCCCGGCAAGAGCGTCATCAACTCCCAGGGCCTGCCCACCATGACCCTCACCCTCGGCAAGGACTTCAAGGGCGCCGGAGTGTCGTTCACCACGGCGACGAAGGCACCCGAGGGGGTGCAGCAGTCCACGGCCGACAAGGTCGAGTGCGCCAAGTGA